The sequence GCGCGAAGGAACTCAAGACGTCGCAATTCGCGGACGCTATCATCGGCAACATGTAACGGAGCGCACTTATGAATCGCAAAGTCACAGTCGTGGGCGGCGCGGGGAACGTCGGCGCCACCGTCGCGCGGCAGATCGCCAACAAGGAGCTGGCCGATGTCGTGATCGTCGACATCGCGGACCAGAAGGCGGCCGGCGTCGCGCTGGACATCTACCAGGCGTGCCCGATCGAGGGGTCGAGCGCGCGCCTGATCGGCGTGGGCACGAATGACTGGGCCCAGACCGCGAATTCGGACATCGTCGTCATCACGTCGGGCGTGCCGCGCAAGCCGGGCATGAGCCGCGACGACCTGCTGAACATCAACTACAAGATCATGCAGGACGTCACGGCGGAAGTCGTGAAGCACTCGCCGAAGGCGATCATCCTTCCGGTGTCGAACCCGCTGGACGCGATGGCGCAGGCGGTCATGCGCATCGGCAAGCTGCCCAAGCAGCGGGTCATCGGGATGGCCGGCGTGCTCGACTCGGCGCGCATGCGCACGTTCATCTCGATGGAGCTGAACGTGTCGGTCGAAAACGTCCACGCCTTCGTCCTGGGAGGGCACGGCGACACGATGGTGCCGCTCGCCCGCTACTCGACGGTTGCCGGGATTCCGCTGCCCGACCTGCTGAGGCAGGACCGGATCGACGCGATCGCCGCGCGGACCGCGAACGGCGGCGCGGAGATCACCAAGCTGGTCGGCACCAGCGCGTGGTACGCGCCGGGATCGGCCGTGGCCGAGATGGTGGAGGCGATCCTCAAGGACAAGAAGAAGATCCTGCCGTGCTCGGTGTACCTGGAAGGGGAGTACGGCATCCGCGGCCTGTTTGTCGGCGTGCCGGTGAAGCTGGGCGCCGGGGGCGTCGAGCAGATCATCCAGATCGCGCTGACGGACGCTGAAAAGGCCGCGCTCCACAAGTCGGCGAACGCCGTGAAGGAACTCGTCACGGTGATCCTGCCGGAGGACGGCAAGAACGCTTCGGTTGCGTGAATGTGAGGATGGGCCTCGAGTCCTCATATGCAGACCAAAGATCTCGGCATCAACAGCAAGCTGATCCACGCCGGTCACCGCCCCGATCCAACCGGGGCGGTGACGGTGCCTATCTACCAGACGTCGACCTTCGCGTTCCGCAGCGCCGAGCATGGCGCGGCGCTCTTTGCCGGCGAGGGTGACGGCTTCATCTACACGCGAATCGGCAATCCCACCGTTCGCGCGCTGGAAGACAACGTCGCCGAGCTGGAGAACGGCTGCGCGGGCATCGCCACCAGCTCCGGCATGGCGGCGGTGAACACGGTCTACCTGGCGCTGCTGTCCTCGGGCGGCCACGTCGTCAGCACGGCGTCGGTCTACGGCGCGAGCCGGGTGTTGCTCGAGGCCGACTACGGGCGGTTTGGGGTCACGGCGGCCTACATCGACACGACCGATCTCGCGGAGGCGCGGCGCGCGATCAGGCCGGAAACGAAGCTCGTGTACGTCGAGAGCCCGTCGAACCCGTCCATGCAGGTGAGCGACATCGCCGCCATCGCAGCGATGGCGCACGCCCACGGCGCGCTCGTCGTCGTGGACAACACGTTCGCGAGCCCGTACCTGCAGAAGCCGCTCGATCTCGGCGCTGACGTCGTGCTGCACTCCGTCACGAAGTTCCTCAACGGGCACGCCGACGTGGTCGGCGGCGTGATCGTGGCGAAGGATCCGGCCGTCCACAAGCGGCTGCGCCGGGCCATGGTGAACTCGGGATGCAACATGGATCCGCACCAGGCGTTCCTGGTCATCCGCGGGCTGAAGACACTCGGGCTGCGCGTCGAGCGCGCGCAGGAGAGCGCGATGAAGGTCGCGCGCTGGCTGCAGGAGCAGCCGGAGGTGGCGTCGGTCCGCTACATCGGCCTCGAGTCGCACCCGCAGCACGCCCTGGCGCGGCGGCAGATGACGGGCTTCGGCTCGATGATCGCCTTCGAGCTGAAAGGGGGCTTCGAAGCGGGCAAGCGGCTGATGGACAACGTCAGGCTGGCGACGCTCGCGGTGTCGCTGGGCGGGGTCGAGACGCTCATCGAGCATCCCGCGTCGATGACCCATGCGTGCATGAAGCCGGAAGATCGCCGCCAGGCGGGCTTCAGCGACGGGCTGGTGCGTTATTCGGTCGGGATCGAGGACGTCGACGACCTGATCGCTGACTTGCGTCAAGCGCTCGAGGCCGCAGCCGCCGCACCGCGCGCGGTGACGGCGTAAGGTCGGGGTCCTGCTGCGGGGCGGACCTGAAAGGTCCGCCCCGCAGCAGGACGGCGCGCCCGACAGGCCCTCCGCGATTCCGGTTGCCCCGCACTTCAACATTCAATAGAATAATGGAATGGACGACGCATCCTCCGGCCGACGGTTCAAGGCGGCGGTCTACGGCGAGCTGGCGCGGCTCGGGCGCGCCCTCGGCGGCGCGGCGCGCCTGGAGCTGCTCGACCTGCTCGCCCAGCACCCGCGCGCCGTCGAGGCGCTCGCGGCGGAAATCGGCCAGTCGATCGCCAACACCTCGCAGCACCTCCAGGTGCTGCGGCGGGCCCGGCTGGTGGAGGCCGATCGCGACGGCCGCTTCGTTCGCTACCGCCTCGCCAGCCGAGAGGTGGTCGCCCTTGTGCACGCGATCCGCGCGGTAGGGGAGTCGCAGCTCGCCGAGATCGAGCGCGCCCGCCGGGAGCTGCTCGAGGGGCGCGGCGCCGTGGAGGCGATCGACGCCCGCGCGCTCCGCGCCCGGATCCGCGAAGGCTCCGTGACGGTGATCGACGTACGCCCCGAAGACGAGTACCGCGTGTCGCATCTGCCCGGCGCCCTCTCCGTGCCGCTCTCCGACCTGCGCCGGCGCCTGCGCGCGCTGCCGCGCAGGCAGGAAATCGTCGCCTACTGCCGGGGACCGTACTGCGTGATGGCGGTCGACGCGGTCGCCCTGCTGCGCCGCCGCGGGTTCAACGCCAGGCGCTTCGAACTGGGCGTCACCGAATGGCAGGCGCTCGGCTATGACCTCGCCCACGGGTCGCCGGCCGGAGCGCGGCCATGACCTACCTGCTGATCCTGAACGATCCCCCGTATGGCACCGAACGCACGTACAACGGGCTCCGGCTGGCCGGCTCGCTGGGCAAACAGCCGGACACGGCCGTGAAGGTGTTTCTGATCGGAGACGCGGCGGCGACCGCCAAAGCCGGCCAAAAGCTGCCGAGCGGCTTCTACAACCTCGAACGGATGATCTCCGCCGTCGTCAGGCAGGGGGGCGCGGTCGGAGTGTGTGGATCCTGCATGGACGCGCGCGGGCTCACGGACGGGGAACTGGTGGATGGGGCCCACCGCAGCTCGATGGACGAGCTGACCCGCTGGACTGTGAGCGCCGACCGCGTGCTGGTGTTCTGAGATGGGCGCGCATGTCGTCATTCTCGGCGCAGGCGTGGGCGGGCAGGTGGCGGCTCATGCGCTTCGCCGCCGCCTCGGGAGCGGGCATCGCATCACCGTCGTGGAACGCGATCCCCAACATGCGTTTGCGCCGTCGTTCCTGTGGGTGATGACCGGCGCACGAACCCCCGGTCAGGTTACCTCGCCGCTGGCGAAGCTGCTGGCGCGTGGCGTCAACCTGCACGAGGGCGAGGTCTCGGCGATCGACGTCGCCGGCCGGCGCGTGGAGACGAGCCGGGGGAGCCTGGAATTCGACTTCCTGGTCGTCGCGCTCGGCGCGGAGTTGGCGGCCGACGCGGTGCCGGGACTATCCGGGCGCTCGCACAGCTACTATTCCCTCGAGGGCGCGACCAGGCTCAAACCCGCTCTCGACGCGCTGGGGAACGGTGCGAAGGTCGCGGTGCTGGTGGCCGGGCTGCCGTACAAGTGCCCGGGCGCGCCGCACGAAGGGGCCATGCTCATCGCGGATTACCTGCGCCGGCGCCGGCGGATCGACGTGAGCGTGGACCTGTTCACGCCGGAGCCGCAGCCGCTCCCGGTTGCGGGGCCGGCGCTCGGCGGCGCCGTCGCCGCGATGCTCCAGTCGCGAGGCGTTGGATTCCACCCGCTGCACAAGGTGGCGTCCATCGCCGACCGGGTGCTGGCGTTCGACAACGGCGCCTCGGTTCCCTTCGATCTGCTCGTCGCGATTCCGCCGCACCGCTCGCCATCCGTCGTCCGGACGAGCGGGCTGGCCAACGAGGCCGGCTGGATTTCCGTCGATCGGCGAACGCTCGAGACGCGAGCCGAAGGCGTGCTCGCGATCGGTGATATCACCGCGGTGCAGATCCCCGGCCGGTGGAAGCCTGACGTGCCGCTGCTGCTGCCCAAGGCCGGCGTCTTCGCGCACGCCGAGGCCCTGGTGGCGGCCGAGCGCGTCGCCGCCGCGGCGCTCGGACAGCCGTGCGACACAACGTTCTGTGGCGATGGGTTCTGCATGCTGGAGGCGGGCGGTGGGGCTGCCGGAGTGGCCTACGGCGACTTTTTCGCCGAGCCCGCCCCCGAGGTCCGCGTGCGCGACATCGGGGCCGCCTGGCATCTGGGGAAGGTCCTGTTCGAGCAGTGGTGGCTCTCGCCCCAGGGCGCCCGCCGCGCCGTCCTGGGCGCGGCGCTGCGCGCCGGCAGCCGTCTTACCGGCGTACCGGTGCGTCTCTGAGGCGAAGCCCGCCGGCGCCGCCGTGGTGCCGGGCGCGCCTGAAATGGTTCCGGGTTGCAACCCTGTACCTCAGACCCCGACGAGCCTTGCCCGGAGGTACTCGCGGTTCATCCGCGCGATGTTCGACAGCCTGATCTCCTTCGGGCAGACCGCTTCGCATTCCCCTTCGTTCGAGCAACTGCCGAAGCCTTCGAGGTCGTGCTGGTCGAGCATGGCCACCGCGCGGCGGGTCCGCTCGGCCTGCCCCTGCGGCAGCACGTTGAGGTGGCTGATCTTGGCCGACGTAAAGAGCACCGCCGAGGCGTTCTTGCACGCCGCCACGCACGCGCCGCAGCCGACGCACGCCGCCGACTCGAACGCCTGCTCGGCGATCGGCTTTGGGACGGGCAGCGCGTTCGCCTCGGGCGCCGCGCCGACGTTGGCGGAGATGTAGCCGCCCGCCTTGATGATGCGGTCGAGCGCGCCGCGGTCCACGATGAGGTCCTTCAGCACCGGGAACGCACGCGCCCGGAACGGCTCGAGCGTGATGGTGTCGCCGTCCTTGAACCGCCGCATGTGCAGCTGGCACGCCGTGGTGCCGGGATCCGGCCCGTGCGGCACGCCGTTGATGACCATGCCGCAGGCGCCGCAGATGCCCTCGCGGCAGTCGGAATCAAACGCGATCGGGTCCTTGCCGGCCGCGATCAGCTTCTCGTTGACGACGTCGAGCATTTCGAGGAACGACATGTCCGGCGAGACGTCTTCGGCCGTATAGGGGACGAGCGTGCCCCCCTGGTTCGGCCCCGCCTGACGCCAGACGCGCAGGTGAATCGTCATGCCAGCCATTATTTGTAGCTCCGCTGTGAAGGCTTCACGTACTCGAAGGTGAGCGGCTCCTTGTGCAGCGTGGGCGCCCTGCCCACGCCGGTGAACTCCCAGGCCGCCGCGTACATGAAGTTGTGATCGTCGCGGAGCGCCTCGCCGTCAGGGGTCTGGTATTCCTCGCGGAAGTGACCGCCGCACGATTCGTTGCGGTGGAGCGCGTCGAGCGCGAGCAGCTCGGCGAACTCGAGATGGTCCGCCACGCGGCCGGCATACTCGAGGTTCTTGTTGAGGTCTCCCGCCTGCCCGGTGACCGACACGTTCTGCCAGAACTCCTCGCGCAGCTCGGGGATCCGTTTCAGCGCCGTCTTAAGGCCCTCGGCGGTGCGGCCCATGCCGACCAAGTCCCACAGCACCTTGCCGAGCCGGCGGTGGAGCGCGCGGGGCGTCTCCTTGCCGTTCACGCTCAGCAGCTTCGTCAGGCGGTCGCTCACGCCGGCCTCGGCCTCGCGGAACGCGTCGTGCTCCGTGGTGACCTTCGGCAACGGCGCGCTGCCCAGGTAGTGCGCCAGGGTGTACGGGATCACGAAGTAGCCGTCGGCCAGCCCCTGCATGAGGGCGCTCGCCCCGAGGCGGTTCGCGCCGTGGTCGGAGAAGTTCGCCTCGCCGAGCACGTGCAGCCCCGGAACGTTGCTCATCAGGTTGTAGTCGACCCAGAGCCCGCCCATCGCGTAGTGCACGGCGGGGTAGATCCGCATCGGCGCCTTGTAAGGGTCCTCGGCCGTGATCTTGTTGTACATGTCGAAGAGATTGCCGTAGCGCTCTTCGATCACGTTCCGCCCGAGGCGCTGGATGGAGTCGCGGAAATCCAGGTAGACGGACAGCCCGGTTTCCCCCACGCCGCGCCCCTCGTCGCACACCGCCTTGGCGGCGCGTGAGGCGACGTCGCGCGGGACGAGGTTGCCGAAGCTGGGATACCGCCGCTCCAGGTAGTAGTCGCGCTCGTCTTCCGGGATCTGGTCCGCCGGGCGGCGGTCCCCCCTGTTCTTCGGCACCCACACGCGCCCGTCGTTCCGCAGGCTCTCGCTCATCAGCGTGAGCTTCGACTGGTGCTCGCCGGAAACCGGGATGCACGTCGGATGGATCTGCGTGAAGCACGGGTTGGCGAACAGCGCGCCGCGCTTGTGCGCGCGCCAGATCGCCGTGCAGTTCGAGTTGACCGCGTTGGTGGAGAGATAGAAGACGGTTCCGTAGCCCCCCGTGCAGAGCAGCACCGCGTCGGCGGCGTAGCGTTCGATCTGCCCGGTCACGAGGTTGCGGACGATGATGCCGCGCGCCTGGCCGTTGACCAGCGCCAGGTCGAGCATCTCGCGCTGGGTGAACTCCTTCACGGTGCCGGCGTTCACCTGCCGCATCATGGACTGGTAGGCCCCCAGCAGGAGCTGCTGCCCCGTCTGGCCGCGCGCATAGAACGTGCGCGAGACCTGCGCGCCGCCGAACGAGCGGTTGTCGAGCAGGCCGCCGTACTCGCGTGCGAAGGGCACCCCCTGCGCCACGCAGTGGTCGATGATGTTCACGGAGATCTGCGCCAGGCGGTAGACGTTCGCCTCGCGCGCGCGGTAATCGCCTCCCTTGACCGTGTCGTAAAAGAGGCGCTGGATGCTGTCGCCGTCATTGCGGTAGTTCTTGGCGGCGTTGATCCCCCCCTGCGCGGCAATCGAGTGCGCGCGGCGGGGACTGTCGCTGATGCAGAAGCTCAGGACGTTGTAACCCAGCTCGCCGAGCGATGAGGCCGCCGATGCGCCCGCGAGCCCCGTCCCGACGATGATGACGGTATATTTGCGGCGGTTCGCGGGGTTGACCAGCTTCATCTCGAAGCGATGGCGGTCCCATTTCTCCGCAATCGGGCCGCCTGGGATCTTGCTGTCTAGGGTCATAAGCGGTTCATTTCGCGAAATAGATGAATAACGGAATGATGGCGAACCCGCCGCCGATGATGAGGGCGGCGACCATGCCGACGCGGAGCATGCGCTTGCCAAACGTCTCGGCTGCGCCGAGCGACTGGCACGCACTCGCAATCCCGTGACGCAGGTGCAGGAAGATCAGGCCCATGCAGATCACGTAGATGGCCACCCAGATCGGGTCCTGGAAGAACTCGACCTCGGTGCGGTAGAGGTCCCTCACAGCAGGCGTGTCGGCGGTCTCGTAGTACGACCCCCATTTGAACTGCTGCAGGTGGAAGATGACGAAGACGGCGGTGACGAGACCGGACACGATCATCGTCGATGACGCAACGCTCTTCCGGCTCGTGTGCCCCGCCCAGTGCTTCACCGCGTAGCGCTCAGGCCTCGCCTGCTGGTTCTGCAGGTACATCTTCACGGTCTTGTAGACGTGCACCAGGACGACCAGCAACAGCCCGATCTCCATCGGGATGACGAGAGGATTGGAGATCAGCGTGTGCGAGTAGGCGTTGAAGGGCCCTGGACCGAGAAGAACGAGGAGGTTGCCCGCGAGATGACCGATGAGGAAGACGAACAGAAGGAGCCCGGTCACCGCGATGAGCACTTTCGTGCCCACGGATGACGACGCGAAGCTACGACTCATCGTGTAGGTTTACTCCAAAAGCGGAATGATATCATCGGAGATCGGTCATTATGAAAATCCACGAATATCAGGCGAAGGCAATCCTGGCGCGGCACGGCGTGCCTGTGCCCAGAGGCGAAGTCGTGACGCAGGCGAGCGCCGCGGCGGACGTCGCGCGCACGCTTGGCGGCGCCGTCTCCGTCGTGAAGGCGCAAATCCATGCGGGCGGGCGCGGCAAGGGTGGCGGCGTCAAGCTTGCGAAAAGTTCCGAAGAGGCCCGGCGCCTCGCCGGGGACATGCTCGGGATGACGCTGGTGACATACCAGACCGGCCCCGAGGGACGAAAGGTGCAGCGCGTGCTCATCGAGGAAGGGCTCGACATCGCGCGCGAGCTATACCTCGGCATGGTCATCGACCGATCGACCCAGAAGATCGTGGTGATGGTCAGCCGGGAGGGAGGCGTCGAAATCGAAAAGGTCGCCGCCGAGACGCCCGAGAAGATCCACAAGGAGTTCATCGAGCCGGGCATCGGGCTGCAGAATTTCCAGGCGCAGAAGCTCGCCTTCGCGCTCGGCCTCGAGGGGGCGTCGGTGCGCAAGGGCATCACGGTGATGACCGCGCTCCATCAGGCGTTTGTCGCCTCGGACGCGTCGCTGCTCGAGATCAACCCGCTGATCGTCACCAGGGCGGGGGACCTGCTGGCGCTCGACGCGAAGATGAATTTCGACGACAACGCCCTGTACAGGCACGCCGACGTGGCCGGGCTGCGCGATCTCAACGAAGAGGACCCGCTCGAGATCGAGGCGTCGAAGTACAGCCTCAACTACATCAAGCTGGATGGCAACATCGGCTGCATGGTCAACGGCGCCGGCCTCGCCATGGCGACGATGGACATCATCAAGCTCGCCGGCGGCGAGCCGGCCAACTTCCTGGACGTGGGGGGCGGCGCCAACGCGGAGCAGATCCGGAACGCGTTCAAGATCCTGATGTCCGACAAGGCCGTCCAGGCGGTCCTCATCAACATCTTCGGCGGCATCCTGCGCTGCGACGTGCTCGCCGAGGGGGTGATTGCCGCCGTCAGGGAACTCCACGTCGGCGTGCCGGTCGTCATCCGCATGGAAGGCACCAACGTGGAGAGAGGCAAGCAGATGCTCGAGGAGAGCGGCCTGAACTTCGAGACCGCCGACACGATGGACGAAGCGGCCCGCAAGGTTGTCGCCGCCGCTGCGGCGTTGAGAGGGGGCAAGAGGTAGCCATGGCGATCCTTCTCGACAAGCACACGCGGCTCCTCGTCCAGGGACTCACCGGCAGGGAAGGCACGTTCCACGCGAAAGCGGCCGCGGCCTACGGCACGAACGTCGTCGGCGGCGTCACCCCCGGCAAGGGAGGGACGACCCACGAGGGCTGGCCGATCTTCAACACGGTTGCCGACGCGGTGAAGAAGACGGGCGCGAACGCGTCGGTGATCTTCGTGCCGCCCCCCTTCGCCGCCGACGCGGTCATGGAGGCGGCCGACGCCGGGCTCGGCCTCACGGTGTGCATCACCGAGGGCATCCCGACGCTCGACATGATGAAGGCGCTCACCTTCCTGAAAGAGAAGCGCACGCGGCTCATCGGCCCGAACTGTCCCGGCATCATCACCGCGGGCCAGGGCAAGGCCGGCATCATTCCGGCGCACATCTGCAAGCCGGGACGCGTCGGCATCGTGTCGAAGAGCGGCACGCTCACCTACGAAGCGATCCACCAGCTCACGCGGCTCGGCCTCGGCCAGACGACGTGCATCGGCATCGGCGGCGACCCGCTCATCGGGACGACGTTCATCGACGCACTCACGCTGTTCAAGGACGATCCGGAGACCGAGGCGGTGGCGATGATTGGCGAGATCGGCGGCAGCGCGGAGGAAGAAGCTGCGGCGTGGATCAAGGCCAATTTCAAGAAGCCGGTCGTCGGCTTCATCGCCGGCCAGACCGCGCCCCCCGGACGCCGGATGGGACACGCGGGCGCGATCATCTCGGGCGGCAAGGGCACGGCCGCCGAGAAGATGGCCGCGCTGTCGGCCGCGGGTGTCACGGTCGTCAAGAGCCCGGCGGAGATCGGCCAGGCGATCGCGGCGGGGCTCAAGTAATAAGAAGTCACGTGCCAGAGGTCAGAGGCCAGGTACGACTGAGTTAATCCTGCGTGCACCTGGCCTCTGGCCTCCGGCCGCTGACCCCGGCCTCCGCCTGATATAATTCCCTCAGTCGCGAAACTCCTCACCAAAGGACCCTCGACCCATGCCCGTGCCCAACGCGGCGGTCCAGGAGACCGCTATCGGTCCGTCCCCCCATCGGGTCGTCAACGACTTCAGCATCCAGGTCGCCACCGTGAACGGCTCGGGAAGCCAGACGGCGAATCTCGTGCTCATCCGCTCGATTTTCCAGATGGGCGTGCCGGTCTCGGGCAAGAACATGTTCCCGTCGAACATTGCCGGGCTGCCCACGTGGTACACCATCCGGGCCAGCAAGGACGGCTACATCGGACGCAAGAAAGAAATCGACGTGCTCGTCGCCATGAACCCGGAGACGGCGAAGGAAGATGTGCTGTCGCTCGAATCGGGCGCCGCCGTCATCTATGACGAGCCGCTCAACCTCAAGGCGCTGCGGGCCGACCTGTTGTTCTATCCCGTTCCGTTCGACAAGCTCGTCGCGCCGGTGTGCCCCGACGCGAAGCTCCGCCGTCTCGTGCGCAACATGATCTATGACGGCGTGCTTTCCTGCCTGCTCAAGATCGACATGGCGCAGATGGAGAAGGCGCTGCGCAAGCAGTTCGGGAAGAAAGCGAAGGCGGTCGAGCTGAACCTGGGCGCCCTCACGGCGGGCTACGGGTATGCCGAGGCCAACCTGCCGAAGCAGGACCCGTTCTACATCGAGCCGATGGACCAGACCGCCGGCAAGATCCTGATCGAGGGGAATGCGGCGGCGGCCCTCGGGTGCATGATGGCGGGCGTGACCGTCGTGGCGTGGTACCCGATCACGCCGTCCTCGTCGCTGCCCGAGACGCTCATCGACTACATGCGGAAGTACCGCACGGACAAGGAGACCGGGAAGGCGACGTTCGCGATCGTGCAGGCGGAGGATGAGATCGCCTCGATCGGCATGGTGCTGGGCGCCGGATGGGCGGGCGCGCGCGCGATGACATCGACGGCCGGACCCGGCGTGTCCCTGATGTCCGAGTTCGCCGGTCTCGCCTACTACGCGGAGGTGCCCGGCGTGGTGTTCGACATCCAGCGCGTCGGGCCGTCCACCGGCCTCCCGACCCGCACCGCGCAGGGGGACATCCTCACGACCGCGGTCGTCTCGCACGGCGACACGAAGCACATCCTGCTGCTTCCCGCGTCGGTCGGGGAGTGCTACTCGATGGCGATGGACGCCTTCGATCTCGCCGAGCAGTTCCAGACGCTGGTGTTCGTCATGTCGGACCTCGATCTCGGCATGAACACGTGGATGTCCGACCCGTTCGAGTACCCGACACGGCCGCTGAGCCGCGGCAAGCTGCTCGATGCCGAGACGCTCGAGCGCCTGGGGACCGAGTGGGGGCGCTACCGCGACGTCGATGGGGACGGCATTCCGTACCGGACGATTCCTGGCGACGGCATGCCGGCGTATTTCGCGCGCGGCTCCGGCCACAACGAGCGCGGGCAGTACAGCGAGCGCCCCGACGATTATCAGCGCAACCTGGAGCGGCTCGCGCGCAAGTTCGAGACGGCGAAGCGGTTCGTGCCGCAGCCGGAGGCGTCCGAGCAGGAGGGCGCCGAGATCGGCATCATCGCGTATGGCACCAGTCACTTCGCGGTGATGGAGAGCCGCGACCAGCTCTTGTCGGAATACGGCGTGAAGACGTCCTACCTGCGGGTCCGCGCGTACCCGTTCGGCGACGAGGTGCGGGCCTTCGTCGAGCGCCACAAGCGGATCTACGTCGTCGAGCAGAACCGCGACGCGCAGATGCGGTCGCTGCTGAAGATCGATCTGCCGGCCGACCTGGCGTCGAAATACCGCAGCGTGCTGCACTTCAACGGCCTGCCGATCGATGCGCGGTCGGTGACCGACGACCTCCTCGAACAGGAGGGCGCAAAGCCGGCGGCGCCGAAGAAGGCGGTGGCGTTTTCAGGCGGGCTCGGAGGCGAGTGACATGGCAGACACACCCACGGTTCCACCGGCGCCCGCGAAGAAGACCAACCGCCTCGGGCTCGAGGTCGCCCCGTACCGCGGCGGCAGGACGACGCTCTGCGCCGGCTGCGGCCACAACGCAATCTCCGAACGCATCGTCGAGTCGTTCTGGGAGATGGGCGTGGACGGCTCTCAGGTGATCAAGCTCTCCGGGATCGGCTGCTCCAGCAAGAGCCCGGCGTACTTCCTGGGCACGTCGCACGGGTTCAATGCCGTGCACGGCCGGATGCCGTCGGTGGCGACCGGCGCGATCCTCGCGAACAAGACGCTGATCGCGATCGGCGTCAGCGGCGACGGCGACACGGGCGCGATCGGCATCGGCCAGTTCGTCCACCTGATGCGCCGCAACGTGCCGATGATTTACATCATCGAAGACAACGGCTGCTACGGCCTCACCAAGGGGCAGTTCTCGCCGACGGCCGATGTCGGCTCGACGCTCAAGAACGGCGTCGTCAACGACCTGCCGCCGCTCGACACCTGCGTGATGGCCATCGAGCTGGGCGCGACGTTCGTGGCGCGTTCGTTCTCGGGTGACAAGAAGCAGCTGTCCGCGATCCTGAAGGCCGCCATCGCGCACCGCGGGACCGCCATGATCGACGTCCTGTCTCCCTGCGTCACGTTCAACGACCACTCGGGATCCACCAAGAGCTACGCCTACGTCAAGGAACACGACGAGGTGCTGGGGGAGATCAGCTTCGTGCCGTTCTTCGACGATATCGCGGTGGAATATGAGCCCGGGACCACGAAGGAGGTCACGCTGCACGACGGTTCGCGGCTGTACCTCAAGAAAGTGGCGGAGGAGTACGACCCGACCGACAAGCTGAAGGCGCTGCGGGTCCTGCACGAAACGGCGCGCCGGGGCGAATACGCGACCGGCGTCCTTTACGTCGAGCCCGACCGCGACGATTTCACGACGCTGCTGAACACCATCGACGAGCCGCTGGCCACGCTGCCGCTCGACAAGGTGCGCCCGCCGAAGGCCGCGCTCGACGAGATCATGGAATCTCTTCGATAACGGACCGCCACGGCATTGGCAGCAGGAGTGCCACTCGGTGCGGCGCCTGACGGAAGGGGCGGCCCGTCCTCACCCCTCCGTCTCGTCTTCGTTGGCCCCGATCGCATCCTGCGCGATGGCGACGGCGTCGGAGGGGAGGCCGCGCTCGTCGAGCGCAGGGGCGTTGCGGTTCCACTGCTGCGTGTCTCCCGGCTGGTCCCCCTCGAGCGCGCCGTGATGCGAGTCGGGGTCGCGACGGCGACGCCCCATGCGCTCGAACGGCATGATCAGCTCTGCCGGATGGCCGGCGCGGTCTGCTGCCCGGTATAATCGCCAGAACATGGAACGCAC is a genomic window of Acidobacteriota bacterium containing:
- a CDS encoding 2-oxoacid:ferredoxin oxidoreductase subunit beta; this encodes MADTPTVPPAPAKKTNRLGLEVAPYRGGRTTLCAGCGHNAISERIVESFWEMGVDGSQVIKLSGIGCSSKSPAYFLGTSHGFNAVHGRMPSVATGAILANKTLIAIGVSGDGDTGAIGIGQFVHLMRRNVPMIYIIEDNGCYGLTKGQFSPTADVGSTLKNGVVNDLPPLDTCVMAIELGATFVARSFSGDKKQLSAILKAAIAHRGTAMIDVLSPCVTFNDHSGSTKSYAYVKEHDEVLGEISFVPFFDDIAVEYEPGTTKEVTLHDGSRLYLKKVAEEYDPTDKLKALRVLHETARRGEYATGVLYVEPDRDDFTTLLNTIDEPLATLPLDKVRPPKAALDEIMESLR